The following are encoded in a window of Candidatus Polarisedimenticolia bacterium genomic DNA:
- a CDS encoding undecaprenyl-diphosphate phosphatase — MGLLWIALILGMVEGLTEYLPVSSTGHLIVAGALVGLQGEKAKTFEIFIQLGAILAVVIYYRRRFLGLLSFKAREERRFAGLHGCMMLAVTTLPVLVAGFLLHDFLKAHLFSPLTVAWALGAGGIAILLVEQWHPRPETVGLDRIGLGQALAIGLFQCLALWPGVSRSAATILGGMLGRIDRKTSAEYSFFAAVPALTAATAYDLYKSRSFLSGGDVPFFAVGFIVSFLFAWLAVAWLLRLLQRHSLRPFAWYRILIAPVIYYFARS; from the coding sequence TTGGGACTGCTCTGGATCGCCCTGATCCTGGGGATGGTGGAGGGATTGACCGAGTACCTCCCGGTCTCCTCCACGGGGCACCTGATCGTGGCCGGGGCGCTGGTGGGGCTGCAAGGGGAAAAGGCGAAGACCTTCGAGATCTTCATCCAGCTCGGCGCGATCCTGGCGGTCGTGATCTACTACCGCCGGCGCTTTCTCGGCCTGCTGAGCTTCAAGGCGCGGGAGGAGAGGCGATTCGCCGGCCTGCATGGCTGCATGATGCTCGCCGTCACGACCCTGCCCGTCCTGGTGGCCGGGTTCCTCCTGCACGACTTCCTGAAGGCCCACCTCTTCTCCCCGCTCACGGTGGCCTGGGCGCTGGGCGCCGGCGGGATCGCCATCCTGCTCGTCGAGCAATGGCACCCTCGTCCCGAGACCGTCGGGCTGGATCGGATCGGCCTGGGGCAGGCCCTTGCCATCGGCCTGTTCCAATGCCTGGCGCTGTGGCCCGGGGTCTCCCGCTCGGCCGCCACGATCCTGGGCGGGATGCTCGGCCGCATCGATCGCAAGACCTCCGCAGAATACTCCTTCTTCGCCGCCGTTCCGGCGCTGACGGCCGCGACCGCTTACGATCTCTACAAGTCCAGGTCCTTCCTGAGCGGCGGCGACGTGCCGTTCTTCGCCGTGGGGTTCATCGTGTCGTTCCTGTTCGCCTGGCTCGCCGTGGCGTGGCTCCTCCGCCTCCTGCAGCGCCATTCCCTGCGCCCCTTCGCCTGGTACCGGATCCTGATCGCTCCCGTCATCTATTACTTCGCCCGGTCCTGA
- a CDS encoding S8 family serine peptidase, translating into MARLRLRVACLVLAVTVGTKPGFPLVTPRLRDGTPRGIADPPAAARVTMPAVWFVELASAPLAEANPADQPAYLRKLRLEKEAFRLEASRRRLVWRERFTYNRLWNGVSLAIDPAEVMTLAQIKGVTAIYPVTEVEPGERILAKDAIAGGGRWSGEAAPASGGLAAALSMVGADRIQAAGIDGAGVRVALIDTGIDYLHPDLGGGFGPGFRVEGGFDLVGDNYRGPGNTPLPDADPRDCNGHGTHVAGILAGRGAVTGVAPGATLRAYKVFGCVGGTLADIVLAAMERVLGDGSRVVNLSLGNAFQWPHYPTARAADNLVNHGVVVVASAGNDGDSGLFSLDAPGVGRKTIGVASTDSAKVHTRSFRVLGGGDVGYFPVDQALPPPLSGSALVQDVGHGCLSDRALFTGVAGKVAVMSRGQCAPRQKVLNLHNAGAAAVLIYNDEPGVFLETFEDPPIFFPVATLSREDGTALAARARFPTTLVWTSDFTDVANATGGLVSPFSAYGESPDLELKPDLAAPGALVFSTLPLARGSYGLRSGTSMAAPFVAGAAALLIEAEPNVPSQRVRDILQNAALPRAWRKNPDGGGLEPIQHEGAGLVDVEAALQADLRVGPGKISLGEMEGASVRRALEIENRSASALALAFSHAPAKAVLPGGPPVKAADGAATVSFDPSRLVLPAGGKATVEIGFTPPEGLPEGSLFGGFLAIAPEGAGRTVRVPYAGFQGDYQSIVAMNPDASPFGNPILRPDFEFGPSSPLTIEPLHHQAAIVLFHLRHPVRRLRLELFDTPSGRSRGRLAEAGYFPRNGTAEEFFFLFWDGRDSQGDPLPAGSYVLRLAAQKALGDDDNPAHWEIWTSPPVTVLR; encoded by the coding sequence ATGGCGCGTCTTCGACTCCGCGTGGCTTGCCTCGTCCTGGCGGTGACGGTCGGGACGAAGCCGGGATTCCCGCTCGTCACGCCGCGGCTGCGCGACGGGACGCCCCGGGGAATCGCCGATCCTCCCGCGGCGGCGCGCGTCACGATGCCGGCGGTGTGGTTCGTCGAGCTGGCGAGCGCGCCGCTGGCGGAGGCGAATCCCGCCGACCAGCCGGCGTACCTGCGAAAGCTGCGCCTGGAGAAGGAAGCGTTCCGGCTCGAAGCATCCCGACGGCGGCTTGTTTGGCGGGAGCGCTTCACCTACAACCGGCTCTGGAACGGCGTCTCGCTGGCCATCGATCCGGCCGAGGTCATGACGCTCGCTCAGATCAAGGGAGTGACGGCAATCTATCCGGTCACCGAAGTCGAGCCGGGGGAGCGGATTCTCGCGAAGGATGCCATCGCCGGCGGCGGGCGGTGGTCCGGCGAGGCGGCACCCGCTTCCGGCGGTCTCGCCGCCGCCCTTTCGATGGTGGGGGCCGATCGGATCCAGGCAGCGGGGATCGACGGCGCGGGCGTCCGGGTCGCCCTGATCGACACCGGAATCGACTACCTGCACCCCGACCTGGGGGGAGGCTTCGGGCCGGGATTCCGGGTCGAAGGAGGATTCGACCTGGTGGGGGACAACTACCGGGGCCCGGGCAACACGCCGCTTCCCGACGCCGACCCGCGCGACTGCAACGGCCACGGGACCCACGTCGCCGGCATCCTCGCGGGGCGTGGCGCCGTCACCGGCGTGGCTCCCGGCGCCACGCTGCGAGCCTACAAGGTCTTCGGCTGCGTCGGAGGGACGCTGGCCGACATCGTCCTGGCGGCGATGGAGCGTGTCCTCGGCGACGGGAGCCGAGTGGTGAACCTGAGCCTCGGCAACGCGTTCCAATGGCCGCACTACCCGACGGCGCGCGCCGCGGACAACCTGGTGAACCATGGCGTCGTCGTCGTGGCCTCGGCCGGCAACGACGGAGACAGCGGCCTCTTCTCGCTTGATGCGCCGGGGGTGGGGCGCAAGACGATCGGCGTGGCGTCGACCGACAGCGCCAAGGTCCACACGCGGTCGTTCCGCGTCCTGGGAGGGGGCGACGTCGGCTACTTCCCGGTCGACCAGGCCCTGCCGCCGCCGCTTTCGGGATCGGCTCTCGTCCAGGACGTCGGGCACGGCTGCCTGAGCGACCGCGCCCTGTTCACCGGCGTGGCCGGGAAGGTGGCGGTCATGAGCCGCGGGCAGTGCGCGCCCCGGCAGAAGGTGCTCAACCTGCACAACGCCGGCGCCGCCGCCGTGCTGATCTACAACGACGAGCCGGGCGTCTTCCTGGAGACCTTCGAGGATCCTCCGATCTTTTTCCCCGTCGCCACGCTCTCCCGCGAGGACGGCACGGCGCTGGCGGCGCGCGCCCGCTTTCCGACGACGCTCGTCTGGACCAGCGATTTCACCGACGTCGCCAACGCGACGGGGGGCCTGGTTTCACCCTTCAGCGCTTATGGAGAGAGCCCCGATCTGGAGCTCAAGCCGGACCTGGCGGCGCCGGGGGCGCTCGTCTTCTCCACGCTGCCGCTGGCGCGCGGCAGCTACGGATTGAGGAGCGGGACGTCGATGGCCGCGCCGTTCGTCGCGGGAGCGGCGGCGCTGCTGATCGAGGCGGAGCCGAACGTCCCCAGCCAGCGGGTGAGGGACATCCTGCAAAACGCCGCGCTGCCGCGGGCGTGGCGCAAGAATCCGGACGGCGGGGGGCTCGAGCCGATCCAGCATGAAGGGGCCGGCCTGGTCGATGTCGAAGCGGCCCTCCAGGCCGATCTGCGCGTCGGGCCGGGAAAGATCTCGCTGGGCGAGATGGAAGGGGCGAGCGTCCGGCGCGCTCTGGAGATCGAGAACCGGAGCGCCTCGGCCCTCGCCCTCGCTTTCTCTCATGCTCCGGCCAAAGCCGTTCTTCCCGGGGGGCCTCCCGTCAAGGCCGCCGACGGGGCCGCCACGGTGAGCTTCGACCCGTCCCGCCTCGTTCTGCCGGCCGGCGGCAAGGCGACCGTTGAAATCGGCTTCACGCCGCCGGAGGGGCTGCCCGAGGGAAGCCTGTTCGGAGGATTCCTGGCGATCGCGCCGGAAGGGGCAGGGCGCACCGTGCGCGTTCCCTACGCCGGCTTTCAAGGGGACTATCAATCGATCGTCGCCATGAACCCCGACGCCTCGCCGTTCGGCAATCCGATCCTGCGCCCCGACTTCGAATTCGGTCCCAGCTCTCCGCTGACGATCGAGCCGCTTCACCATCAGGCGGCGATCGTCTTGTTCCACCTCCGGCATCCCGTCCGGCGCCTGCGCCTCGAGCTGTTCGACACGCCGAGCGGCCGCAGCCGCGGGCGCCTCGCCGAAGCCGGCTACTTCCCCCGCAACGGCACGGCCGAGGAGTTCTTCTTCCTGTTCTGGGACGGGCGGGACTCGCAGGGCGACCCGCTGCCGGCGGGATCGTACGTGCTGCGGCTCGCGGCCCAGAAGGCCCTCGGGGACGACGACAATCCCGCCCATTGGGAGATCTGGACCTCCCCGCCGGTGACCGTTCTCCGGTGA
- a CDS encoding VTT domain-containing protein, producing the protein MELIRKFFENVYNVQRLIEIGGLAGMFAVVFAETGLLIGFFLPGDSLLVAAGLFAARGNLNIVSLNLALMVAAIAGDATGYWIGYRAGKAIYDRPDSFFFRRKHLLAAHEFYEKHGGKTIIIARFMPIIRTFAPVVAGAGTMSYPRFASYNVIGGILWVASMTLTGYFLGQAIPDLEKHIHLVVAIVIFLSLLPGIIAYLRARLQSRRRGGPPPAALM; encoded by the coding sequence TTGGAGCTGATTCGAAAGTTCTTCGAGAACGTCTACAACGTCCAGAGGCTGATCGAGATTGGGGGCCTCGCGGGGATGTTCGCGGTGGTCTTCGCGGAGACGGGGCTGCTCATCGGCTTCTTTCTCCCGGGAGACTCGCTCCTGGTGGCGGCGGGATTGTTCGCTGCCCGCGGCAACCTGAACATCGTCTCGCTGAACCTGGCGCTGATGGTGGCCGCCATCGCGGGAGACGCGACCGGGTACTGGATCGGCTACCGCGCCGGCAAGGCGATCTACGATCGCCCCGACTCGTTCTTCTTCCGCCGCAAGCACCTGCTGGCCGCCCATGAGTTCTACGAGAAGCACGGCGGCAAGACGATCATCATCGCGCGGTTCATGCCGATCATCCGCACCTTCGCCCCCGTCGTGGCGGGGGCGGGCACGATGAGCTACCCGCGGTTCGCCAGCTACAACGTGATCGGCGGGATCCTCTGGGTCGCCTCGATGACCCTCACCGGCTACTTCCTCGGCCAGGCCATTCCCGACCTGGAAAAGCACATCCACCTCGTCGTCGCGATCGTGATCTTCCTGTCGCTGCTGCCCGGAATCATCGCGTACCTCCGGGCGCGCCTCCAGTCGCGCCGTCGTGGTGGCCCGCCGCCGGCGGCTTTGATGTAA